The stretch of DNA ACCTTTGGTGATGCAATATCCATTTCTTCACTAAGGGCATAAAGGgggaaaacaattaaattaaatctcatatttttatttaaatatcagTGATATTTGGTTAGACCACACTTTCTGCATGGCATTCTTCATCTCTGTATTTCTTAGTGTGTAGATGAGAGGATTCAGCATGGGTCCAATGACAGTGTAAAACATAGAAAACTCCTTATCATTTTTGCTGGCACTGGGAGGTCGAATATAGGTGGAAATGCAGGGCACAAAGAACAGAACAACAACCATGACATGAGACCCACAAGTGGAAAGGGCTTTGCGCCGACCTTCTGATGAGTGCTTTCTAAGATTGTATAGTATGACAACGTAAGATGCCACCAAGACAAGAAAAGTTGTTAACACAACCATGCCAGAGTTAGCTATGACTAAGATCTTAGCAATATGTGTGTCTGCACAGACAAGTTTTAGGAGGGGTTTGACATCACATATATAGTGATCTATTTGATTAGGGCCACAAAATGGCAACCTAGCTACCATGAGCATCTGGGCAATGGCATGCCAAAAGGCTACTCCCCAGGCCATCAGGATCATTGTGTTACATCT from Notamacropus eugenii isolate mMacEug1 chromosome Y, mMacEug1.pri_v2, whole genome shotgun sequence encodes:
- the LOC140516634 gene encoding olfactory receptor 4P4-like — encoded protein: MENHSNVTEFILLGLFMNQDLKMMCFVIFLFCYFAIFLGNFIIFITITCSHLIQQPMYYFLCHLSLMDLSYTSTIVPRLIRDLIAKEKIISFISCMTQLFTAHFLATVEMFILVSMAFDPYVAICKPLHYMIIVNRQRCNTMILMAWGVAFWHAIAQMLMVARLPFCGPNQIDHYICDVKPLLKLVCADTHIAKILVIANSGMVVLTTFLVLVASYVVILYNLRKHSSEGRRKALSTCGSHVMVVVLFFVPCISTYIRPPSASKNDKEFSMFYTVIGPMLNPLIYTLRNTEMKNAMQKVWSNQISLIFK